One genomic segment of Vibrio quintilis includes these proteins:
- a CDS encoding toxin-antitoxin system TumE family protein, with the protein MKGFDVLLSMHGIQVHRDDGYWWKIEVWRVPPTKERPHGIRYNMTLHNKFNKRIFGFDNAHAVKSPKNNRFGGKRCQYDHIHQSAFDQGTRYEFSDCYSLLQDFFSGIDATIEAIERK; encoded by the coding sequence GTGAAAGGTTTCGATGTCTTGCTGAGTATGCATGGCATACAGGTTCACCGGGATGATGGTTACTGGTGGAAAATTGAAGTCTGGAGAGTTCCGCCAACCAAAGAGCGCCCTCATGGCATTCGTTATAATATGACCTTGCACAACAAATTTAATAAGAGAATCTTTGGCTTTGATAATGCACATGCTGTGAAGTCGCCGAAAAATAATAGATTTGGTGGTAAGCGGTGTCAGTACGATCATATACATCAGTCAGCGTTTGATCAGGGGACACGTTATGAGTTTTCTGATTGTTATTCTCTGCTGCAAGATTTTTTCTCCGGAATTGATGCAACGATAGAAGCAATCGAGAGGAAATAA
- a CDS encoding ABC transporter permease, with translation MAAGASPGAHVTSDIYQGNAFRLMLPSWVVIGIFLLVPVMLMGIYSFLTKEFRGGVIWDFSIASYDRFFLDRGLFGDESPTIEWTYINIFIRSIYQALMATVLCLLIGFPTAWFIATRSERSRPVWLFLITIPYWVNLLIRTVSMKFLIRDSGPLNEFLLWSGAITEPLGLINTDLAVQLGLFYSYLPFMVLPVYASVERYDFTLSEAAADLYAGAWATLRLVILPVVKPGIVAGCILVFVPSLGAFLAPDLLGGAKNFMIGSLIEEQFKGSAGNWPFGAAISMILLTIVMVVLLIYARSQQKQEQKS, from the coding sequence ATGGCTGCCGGTGCGTCTCCGGGCGCTCATGTCACCTCTGATATTTATCAGGGCAATGCCTTTCGTCTGATGCTGCCATCCTGGGTTGTGATCGGGATTTTTCTGCTGGTTCCTGTCATGTTAATGGGTATTTACTCATTCCTGACCAAAGAGTTTCGCGGCGGTGTGATCTGGGACTTTTCCATCGCCTCTTATGACCGGTTTTTCCTCGACAGAGGCCTGTTCGGCGATGAATCACCGACCATTGAGTGGACTTATATCAACATTTTTATCCGCTCGATCTATCAGGCACTGATGGCAACAGTTTTATGCCTGCTCATCGGCTTTCCCACCGCATGGTTCATTGCTACCCGCAGTGAAAGAAGCCGCCCGGTCTGGTTATTCCTGATCACCATTCCTTACTGGGTCAACCTGCTGATCCGTACCGTCTCGATGAAATTTCTGATCCGGGACAGCGGGCCGCTGAACGAGTTTTTACTCTGGAGCGGCGCCATCACCGAACCACTCGGGCTGATTAACACCGATCTTGCGGTCCAGCTGGGGCTGTTTTACAGCTATCTGCCGTTCATGGTGCTGCCGGTTTATGCCTCGGTGGAACGTTATGACTTTACCCTGTCAGAAGCGGCCGCTGACTTATATGCCGGAGCCTGGGCAACCCTGAGGTTAGTGATTTTACCTGTGGTGAAACCAGGGATTGTGGCCGGATGTATTCTGGTTTTTGTCCCTTCTCTGGGTGCGTTTCTGGCCCCGGATCTGCTGGGCGGGGCAAAGAATTTTATGATTGGCTCCCTGATTGAAGAACAGTTTAAAGGCTCGGCAGGCAACTGGCCGTTCGGCGCAGCTATTTCCATGATTTTATTAACCATTGTCATGGTTGTGCTGCTTATTTATGCCCGGAGTCAGCAAAAACAGGAGCAGAAGTCATGA
- a CDS encoding carbon-nitrogen hydrolase family protein, producing the protein MKIGLYQSLPTDGDIEKGFSVVETSLVAAASAGAEMVVFPELFFPGYNRPDLHRNLAQPVDGDWITRLSELTRTVGCGLTIGWAEACNGKVYNAAICLDQHGHTLAHYRKIQLFGEMEKQSFTPGDAYQTFEWQGQKAALLICYDIEFPQHCRTLAQQGVTLIFVPTANPAGYEHVSRIFVPSRAAEMALTIVYANYCGTEQGLTYAGLSLIAGPDAAPLATAGSAETFLIAGLCTQTASESLTTQLSDYQEVQ; encoded by the coding sequence ATGAAAATAGGGCTTTATCAGAGCTTACCGACAGACGGGGATATCGAAAAAGGGTTTTCGGTTGTAGAAACCAGCCTGGTCGCGGCCGCCAGCGCAGGCGCTGAGATGGTGGTATTCCCCGAACTGTTTTTCCCCGGCTATAACCGTCCGGACCTGCACCGGAACCTGGCGCAGCCGGTGGATGGCGACTGGATCACACGCTTGTCAGAACTAACCCGGACTGTCGGCTGCGGGCTGACAATCGGTTGGGCAGAAGCGTGTAATGGCAAGGTTTATAACGCCGCGATTTGTCTCGACCAACACGGCCATACGCTGGCCCACTACCGGAAAATCCAGCTGTTTGGCGAGATGGAAAAGCAAAGCTTTACACCGGGAGATGCGTATCAGACATTTGAATGGCAGGGACAAAAAGCAGCCCTGCTCATCTGTTATGACATCGAGTTTCCCCAACACTGCCGGACTCTGGCACAACAAGGGGTGACGCTGATTTTTGTACCAACGGCAAACCCCGCCGGGTATGAACATGTGTCACGGATATTTGTACCATCACGGGCGGCAGAAATGGCGCTCACGATTGTTTATGCCAACTATTGCGGAACAGAACAGGGGCTGACATACGCCGGTCTGTCACTGATAGCCGGACCGGATGCCGCCCCGCTTGCCACCGCAGGATCTGCAGAGACCTTTCTGATTGCCGGTCTCTGTACACAAACAGCGTCAGAAAGCTTAACCACCCAGCTTTCTG
- a CDS encoding extracellular solute-binding protein, producing MKKLTIASMLMLALSAHVQAAGKLSVYHWFEYMPQELLDKFAKTYDVEVTMDTFDSNEALLASLKAGKLGSYDVAVPGDYMVKIMKSEGMLDTFNPSELSNFHNIDQQWLNVSFDPGRKSSIPYQWGTTSFAVNRDVYKGPIDSLATIFNPPQALKGKINVLDTAGETLTLASLYLGIPQCSTDKSQLKALSQLVNGAKKDWASFGSDIAKDVLVSGDAAAGIIWSGFATKAREEGANIEYAFPKEGYIVWMDNVVLLKDAPNRENALKFMNFLLEPENAAAVTNYAKYSAGVKGVTPYLDDAVKNSPESNPPKGSKGVFVEACPQAVQEMYDAIWTRLKK from the coding sequence ATGAAAAAACTGACGATTGCATCAATGCTGATGCTGGCGCTGTCGGCACATGTACAGGCTGCCGGAAAGTTATCGGTTTACCACTGGTTTGAATATATGCCGCAGGAACTGCTGGATAAGTTTGCCAAAACGTATGACGTGGAAGTCACGATGGACACCTTCGACAGTAATGAAGCTCTGCTGGCATCCCTCAAAGCCGGGAAACTGGGCAGCTACGATGTAGCAGTGCCGGGCGACTACATGGTGAAGATCATGAAAAGCGAAGGCATGCTCGATACCTTCAACCCGTCTGAGCTCTCCAACTTTCACAATATCGATCAGCAGTGGCTCAATGTGTCGTTTGATCCGGGGCGAAAGAGCTCAATCCCTTACCAGTGGGGAACCACATCATTTGCGGTCAACCGCGATGTATACAAAGGTCCGATCGACTCTCTGGCAACCATTTTTAACCCGCCACAGGCACTGAAAGGCAAAATTAATGTGCTGGATACCGCCGGGGAAACCTTAACGCTGGCCTCGTTGTATTTAGGTATTCCGCAATGCAGTACCGACAAATCGCAGTTAAAAGCCCTGAGTCAGTTAGTCAACGGCGCGAAGAAAGACTGGGCTTCATTCGGTTCCGATATTGCCAAGGATGTGCTGGTTTCCGGGGATGCCGCCGCCGGGATAATCTGGTCCGGTTTTGCCACCAAAGCCAGAGAAGAAGGCGCCAATATTGAATACGCATTTCCGAAAGAAGGCTACATCGTCTGGATGGATAATGTGGTGCTGCTCAAAGATGCACCGAACCGGGAAAATGCCCTGAAGTTTATGAACTTCCTGCTTGAGCCGGAAAACGCAGCCGCTGTGACAAACTATGCGAAGTACTCTGCCGGGGTCAAAGGCGTCACACCTTATCTGGACGATGCGGTGAAAAACTCGCCGGAATCCAATCCACCCAAAGGTTCGAAAGGCGTATTTGTCGAAGCCTGTCCACAAGCTGTACAGGAAATGTACGACGCGATCTGGACCCGCCTGAAAAAGTAA
- a CDS encoding ABC transporter ATP-binding protein, with product MATQHVSVDIDHVVKRYGSVTALHQISLNIRQNEFFTLLGPSGCGKTTLLRCIAGFEEVSEGHIRLNQQDLTGLAAHERPVNTVFQQYALFPHMSVEENVMFGLQRSGWTRREAVRRADDMLKLVQMDEFSRRKPAQLSGGQQQRVALARALAPRPKVLLLDEPLSALDLKLRQAVRIQLKEIQRETGIAFVFVTHDQEEALTMSDRIAVMSKGYVQQTGSPKEIYEAPVNRFVADFIGETNLLDVEVQSVTDGSAQIILPGGHPFSCPAAAKVNPGTGHLSVRPERIHLTEAVQGDLQGTVIDQVYLGTDTHVQVALADGGNMTVRMQNSAQLTIPDPGSRVGLTLEAGAACLLTD from the coding sequence ATGGCGACACAACATGTTTCAGTCGATATTGATCACGTGGTGAAACGATATGGTTCGGTAACCGCGTTACATCAGATCTCACTAAACATCCGGCAAAATGAGTTTTTCACACTTCTGGGGCCTTCGGGCTGTGGCAAAACCACCCTGCTCCGGTGTATTGCAGGTTTTGAAGAAGTCAGTGAAGGGCATATCCGCCTCAATCAACAGGATCTGACGGGATTAGCGGCTCATGAACGGCCGGTGAATACCGTATTTCAGCAATACGCCCTGTTCCCGCATATGAGTGTGGAAGAGAATGTAATGTTTGGTCTGCAGCGCAGCGGATGGACCCGCCGGGAAGCGGTTCGCCGGGCAGACGATATGCTGAAACTGGTTCAGATGGATGAGTTTTCCCGCCGCAAACCCGCACAACTATCCGGTGGCCAGCAACAACGGGTTGCCCTTGCCCGGGCACTCGCCCCCCGGCCGAAAGTCTTACTCCTTGATGAACCCCTTTCCGCGCTGGACCTGAAACTGCGACAGGCTGTACGTATTCAGCTGAAAGAGATACAGCGGGAAACCGGTATTGCCTTCGTGTTTGTCACCCACGATCAGGAAGAAGCACTCACTATGTCTGACCGGATTGCGGTAATGTCAAAAGGTTACGTACAGCAAACCGGGTCCCCCAAAGAAATTTATGAAGCGCCCGTCAACCGGTTTGTGGCTGATTTTATCGGCGAAACCAACCTGCTGGATGTTGAAGTGCAGTCGGTGACTGACGGCAGTGCTCAGATCATTCTGCCCGGCGGCCATCCATTCTCCTGCCCTGCAGCTGCCAAAGTGAATCCCGGTACGGGTCATTTGTCCGTTCGCCCGGAGCGGATTCACCTGACTGAAGCGGTGCAGGGCGACCTGCAGGGAACCGTCATCGATCAGGTATATCTCGGGACAGACACCCATGTGCAGGTTGCACTGGCAGATGGCGGGAACATGACGGTCCGTATGCAAAATTCAGCACAGCTTACCATTCCCGATCCGGGCAGCCGTGTGGGCTTAACACTGGAGGCAGGCGCGGCGTGCCTGTTAACTGACTGA
- a CDS encoding DUF3360 domain-containing protein: MSKKGNKFYKDMRRKAEEFENREAFLNHDLKIMSFRRWGVHLPFRDYSIEIEDWVPALAATIGKVVMVTAMVAAFAVQFGLSPEFVAENVRYELLIAGALFVILFSAILNPNANLAGTHGPMIPLIPLIAAAGGHPLALGLMVCVFGLILAFTKGGSKLMTLTGVGVRGGLLIYLGAVGLIGQINKTEAWATGSDHGYISFAVIGVTVMVYAYLAKVNKRWLAIPLCSAIAGIVAYIMGADFAFTTGPGLPHFSPFYWWGEDTGWQLGWPNLEHFIAVIPFALLAVAMWSPDYLGHRVFQELNYPKDAKGVLMDVDDTMVGASVRQGVGALLGGGNLASSWGTYMIPAAIAKRPIPGGAILTGIMCILASVLGYPMDLAMWEPVLRVALIVGVFLPLLEAGMQMIHKHKDSLSAGICIFACAFVNPVFGWATTMLLDNMGLIGDHERADSLSAKDKYLIPGLAFVVCVGSLAAVGQLPGIPAIIGQ, translated from the coding sequence ATGTCTAAAAAAGGTAATAAATTTTACAAAGATATGCGTCGTAAGGCAGAGGAGTTTGAAAACCGGGAAGCGTTTTTAAATCATGATCTGAAAATCATGAGTTTCCGGCGCTGGGGTGTTCACTTGCCGTTTCGTGACTACAGCATTGAAATAGAAGACTGGGTACCGGCACTGGCTGCCACCATCGGTAAAGTCGTGATGGTAACGGCAATGGTCGCCGCATTTGCGGTGCAGTTTGGCCTGTCCCCGGAATTTGTTGCAGAAAATGTGCGCTATGAGTTGTTGATTGCAGGCGCGTTGTTTGTGATTCTGTTCTCCGCCATCTTAAACCCGAATGCCAACCTGGCCGGAACGCACGGGCCGATGATTCCGCTCATCCCGTTGATCGCGGCTGCTGGCGGGCACCCGCTGGCGCTGGGGCTGATGGTGTGTGTGTTCGGCTTAATACTGGCCTTTACCAAAGGTGGTTCCAAGCTGATGACGCTCACCGGCGTCGGGGTGCGGGGCGGCCTGCTCATCTACCTGGGTGCGGTCGGGCTGATTGGTCAGATTAATAAAACCGAAGCATGGGCGACTGGCAGTGACCATGGTTATATCTCGTTTGCCGTGATTGGTGTCACCGTGATGGTTTATGCTTATCTGGCTAAAGTGAATAAACGCTGGCTGGCGATACCGTTATGCTCGGCCATTGCCGGGATTGTTGCTTATATCATGGGCGCTGACTTTGCGTTTACTACCGGTCCCGGCCTGCCGCACTTCAGTCCGTTTTACTGGTGGGGAGAAGACACCGGCTGGCAGTTAGGCTGGCCAAATCTGGAACACTTTATCGCGGTGATTCCGTTTGCGTTGCTGGCGGTGGCGATGTGGTCACCGGACTATCTTGGCCACCGGGTGTTTCAGGAGCTGAACTATCCGAAAGATGCAAAAGGTGTACTGATGGATGTCGATGATACGATGGTTGGTGCATCGGTTCGTCAGGGTGTCGGTGCTCTGCTGGGTGGTGGTAACTTAGCCTCTTCCTGGGGAACCTATATGATTCCGGCGGCGATTGCCAAACGTCCGATTCCCGGCGGGGCGATTCTGACCGGTATCATGTGTATTCTGGCATCCGTTTTAGGGTATCCGATGGATTTAGCCATGTGGGAACCTGTACTGCGTGTGGCACTGATTGTCGGGGTTTTCCTGCCATTACTGGAAGCCGGGATGCAGATGATTCACAAACACAAAGATTCGTTGAGTGCCGGTATCTGTATTTTTGCATGTGCATTCGTCAACCCGGTCTTTGGCTGGGCGACCACCATGCTGCTCGATAATATGGGGCTGATTGGTGACCACGAGCGTGCGGATTCTCTCTCTGCCAAAGATAAATACCTGATTCCGGGGCTGGCATTTGTGGTTTGTGTCGGTTCACTGGCGGCGGTCGGGCAACTGCCGGGCATTCCGGCAATCATCGGGCAGTAA
- a CDS encoding ABC transporter permease, whose product MKKMTDLKRFTGFRTITLLCLVILYAPLVIVAIYSFNASPSITKWGGLSLHWYHEVFHGPDAAKFEMAAINSFLIAVCAATIATIIALAAAVAMSRAGRFKGKIAGFALINLPLMVPEIVTAVASLVFFSAIGFQGGLFTILIAHIVFCIPFAYLPISARMQSIPPMYEQAAMDLYATPREAFNKVLYPMMMPGILSGFLLAFIISLDDFLITNFVKGAGVETLPTAIFGSVKQGIKPNIMAISTLMLGVSVIFVALSWIVGRTGQEKSSNA is encoded by the coding sequence ATGAAGAAAATGACCGACCTGAAAAGGTTCACCGGCTTTCGCACCATCACGCTGCTGTGCTTAGTGATTCTTTATGCGCCTTTGGTGATTGTTGCCATTTACTCATTCAATGCATCGCCTTCCATTACGAAGTGGGGCGGGCTCTCGCTGCACTGGTATCACGAAGTCTTTCACGGGCCTGATGCCGCGAAATTTGAAATGGCGGCGATCAACTCATTCCTCATTGCGGTATGTGCAGCCACCATTGCGACCATCATTGCGTTAGCCGCCGCAGTTGCCATGAGCCGGGCCGGCCGGTTTAAGGGCAAAATTGCAGGCTTCGCCCTGATTAATCTGCCTCTGATGGTACCGGAAATTGTTACGGCGGTTGCCAGCCTGGTGTTCTTCTCAGCCATTGGCTTTCAAGGCGGACTGTTCACGATTCTGATTGCCCACATTGTGTTCTGCATCCCGTTCGCCTATCTGCCGATATCTGCCCGGATGCAAAGCATTCCGCCGATGTATGAACAGGCTGCGATGGATCTGTATGCCACACCGCGGGAAGCCTTCAATAAAGTACTCTACCCGATGATGATGCCGGGCATACTGTCGGGATTTCTGCTCGCTTTTATTATTTCGCTGGACGACTTTCTGATTACCAACTTTGTCAAAGGTGCCGGAGTTGAAACACTGCCCACCGCTATTTTTGGATCGGTCAAGCAGGGGATTAAGCCCAATATTATGGCGATATCGACGCTCATGCTTGGTGTTTCGGTGATTTTTGTTGCCTTGTCCTGGATTGTCGGACGAACCGGACAGGAAAAATCATCCAATGCTTAA
- a CDS encoding helix-turn-helix transcriptional regulator, translated as MEGISGSKQDKALAEMVRALGNTSFPETLSHFVSKLVRFDNLIVIVYHKNHNPEELYRESDNPLVYQRMQSHYLNAAYLLDPFYHVVRSGIQTGIHSIFDLAPDQFKHTSYFSEYYHDTTLIDEFALFARLGHETTLTACFGRDKTRGIPYSKAELQSLKSFEHVLSALCSQHWRDYQPQEGKNVVLPPVTDRLRAVLVNQHGISLSARQAEVALYILQGHSSLSISLNLGISKETVKVFRKQLYAKCNISSQAELFSLLMPVFSML; from the coding sequence ATGGAAGGCATATCAGGGAGCAAACAGGATAAGGCACTGGCTGAGATGGTCCGGGCACTTGGCAATACCAGCTTCCCGGAAACACTGAGTCATTTTGTCAGCAAGCTGGTCCGGTTCGATAATCTGATTGTGATTGTCTATCACAAAAACCATAACCCTGAAGAGCTGTACCGGGAGTCAGATAACCCGCTTGTTTATCAGCGAATGCAAAGCCACTATCTGAATGCCGCCTATTTGTTAGACCCGTTTTATCATGTGGTGCGCAGCGGGATTCAAACCGGCATCCACAGTATTTTCGACCTCGCCCCCGACCAGTTTAAGCACACCAGTTATTTCAGTGAATACTACCATGACACCACACTGATTGATGAGTTTGCCCTGTTTGCCCGGCTGGGCCATGAAACAACTTTAACCGCCTGCTTTGGCCGGGATAAAACCCGGGGTATTCCGTACAGCAAGGCGGAATTGCAATCTCTGAAATCTTTTGAACATGTGCTGTCAGCCCTCTGTTCTCAGCACTGGCGGGATTATCAGCCACAGGAAGGAAAGAATGTGGTGCTGCCACCGGTCACCGATCGTCTCCGTGCCGTGTTGGTCAATCAGCATGGTATTTCACTCAGCGCCCGACAGGCTGAGGTTGCACTTTATATTCTGCAGGGACATTCATCCCTGTCCATTTCCCTGAATCTTGGCATCAGCAAAGAAACCGTGAAGGTTTTCCGCAAACAGCTTTATGCTAAGTGCAATATCAGCTCTCAGGCAGAGCTGTTCTCGCTGTTAATGCCGGTATTTTCGATGCTGTAA
- a CDS encoding DUF294 nucleotidyltransferase-like domain-containing protein, whose translation MKLSEHADRTEKLFGIRAEDIHQWIDGFFDYNGKDHSRTMAGNLDYDPYDHRRFRHCKEALSEAIQTFGDKYTHQQIKDVFETHIRDDYDGYLPSRADFENDTFIAKYHDATRDESLGEVLDANELTDYFDGLHTSDPDSSPSLTRFSLRIVLPTIAAIVLFVTAIIYVIVPLVEDSMLGQKRQMLKALTSTAVSIADNYVTLAQRGVLSTETAQQQAAAEIKAMRYGPENKDYFFITDMHPRMVMHPYRSDLKGKDLTHYTDSENTSGVPVFTEITKLVKTAQHGFLEYQWQWKDDPTVTAAKMTYVEGVKAWQWIIGTGVYLEDVQQEIDRLEHTLYRVFLAITLGLTGMMGYVISQSKVIENRKKRAEMALHEAKDRYRALVESSNEGYILEADGQILFSNTRLHQLLGYTDSELKSHAIWKALFPENPQNSAVLTHLLQLFEHATEPGEFEAQLQTKSGKQIDIILSTSKIFLSEKLGHVISFRPIIRKIYGGSFGTIHRGSDYQQVSADIVTEIEQGNSHGNVVESLNQLPDLIREMIETGTRPDYLRRLIGSTYDAAICRFIELTITDIGEPPVPFSFISFGSNARHDMTLFSDQDNAIVFATPEDAELKSIRRYFLHLAEKVCAMLNQAGYSYCEGLIMASNHQWCLSRKEWEANFGRWIQQASPESILELNVFFDIRSTYGEARLVDGIQAHIQQLLRQHPEFLPVYAQNCLSYEVPLNAADEIKTERYEGKASLNLKDCLRPMEIFCRLYALKHDIRESNTMARLKQLHAEEELDAKTFREMVYIFDHIWHLRFMNQIIEYTDLRKVNDVLAINDLTRLEQENLKNVLSRIGVFHEKVIKDFLSGR comes from the coding sequence ATGAAACTATCTGAACATGCTGACCGCACAGAAAAACTATTTGGCATTCGGGCAGAGGATATCCATCAGTGGATCGATGGATTTTTTGATTACAATGGCAAAGATCATTCGCGAACCATGGCCGGCAATCTGGATTATGACCCTTATGATCACCGCCGTTTCCGTCACTGTAAGGAAGCGCTGTCCGAAGCCATTCAAACGTTCGGTGATAAATACACCCACCAGCAAATTAAGGATGTGTTTGAAACTCACATCCGGGATGATTATGACGGTTATCTGCCTTCCCGGGCGGACTTCGAAAACGACACCTTTATCGCGAAGTATCATGATGCAACACGCGACGAGTCGTTGGGTGAAGTACTGGATGCGAATGAATTAACTGATTACTTTGATGGCCTGCATACCTCAGATCCGGACAGTTCCCCATCCCTGACCCGCTTCAGCCTGCGCATCGTCCTGCCGACTATTGCTGCGATTGTGTTGTTTGTGACGGCCATTATTTACGTGATTGTGCCGCTCGTCGAAGACTCGATGCTGGGGCAAAAACGTCAGATGCTGAAAGCACTGACCTCAACGGCAGTGAGTATCGCGGACAACTATGTCACACTGGCACAACGCGGCGTTTTAAGCACCGAAACGGCACAGCAACAGGCCGCAGCAGAAATCAAAGCAATGCGCTACGGCCCGGAAAATAAGGATTACTTTTTCATTACCGATATGCACCCGAGAATGGTGATGCATCCTTACCGCAGCGATTTAAAAGGCAAAGATTTAACTCATTATACCGACAGTGAAAACACCAGCGGCGTACCTGTGTTTACTGAAATCACCAAACTGGTCAAAACGGCGCAACACGGATTTCTCGAATATCAGTGGCAGTGGAAAGATGACCCCACCGTTACCGCAGCCAAAATGACTTATGTGGAAGGCGTGAAAGCCTGGCAATGGATTATCGGCACCGGGGTTTATCTGGAAGATGTTCAGCAGGAAATCGACCGGCTTGAACATACCCTCTACCGGGTGTTTCTGGCTATTACGCTCGGGCTGACCGGTATGATGGGCTATGTTATTTCCCAGTCCAAAGTGATCGAAAACCGCAAAAAACGGGCTGAAATGGCACTACATGAAGCCAAAGATCGCTATCGTGCTTTGGTGGAATCCTCCAATGAAGGTTACATTCTTGAAGCCGACGGGCAGATTCTGTTCTCCAATACCCGGCTGCACCAGTTACTCGGCTATACCGACAGCGAGCTTAAATCCCATGCCATCTGGAAAGCGCTGTTTCCTGAAAACCCACAAAACAGCGCAGTATTAACTCATCTGTTACAACTGTTTGAACACGCCACCGAACCCGGCGAGTTTGAAGCGCAGCTTCAGACCAAAAGCGGTAAGCAGATCGACATCATTTTAAGCACATCCAAAATCTTTTTATCCGAAAAGCTCGGCCATGTGATCTCGTTCCGGCCGATTATCCGCAAAATTTATGGCGGGAGTTTCGGTACCATTCACCGGGGCTCTGATTATCAACAGGTCAGCGCGGATATCGTCACAGAAATCGAACAGGGAAACAGCCACGGGAATGTCGTCGAGTCTCTCAATCAGCTGCCTGATCTGATTCGGGAAATGATTGAAACCGGCACCCGTCCGGATTACTTACGCCGCCTGATCGGCAGTACCTATGATGCGGCTATCTGCCGGTTTATTGAGCTGACGATTACAGATATCGGCGAACCACCGGTGCCGTTTTCGTTTATCTCTTTCGGCAGTAATGCCCGCCACGACATGACACTGTTTTCCGATCAGGACAATGCGATTGTATTTGCAACCCCGGAAGATGCCGAGCTGAAGTCAATCCGGCGCTATTTCCTGCACCTGGCAGAAAAGGTGTGCGCGATGCTCAATCAGGCGGGTTACAGTTACTGCGAAGGCTTAATCATGGCTTCAAACCATCAGTGGTGCCTGAGCCGGAAAGAGTGGGAAGCAAACTTCGGCCGTTGGATACAGCAGGCTTCACCGGAATCGATTCTGGAGCTCAATGTATTTTTCGATATCCGTTCAACCTATGGTGAAGCAAGGCTGGTCGATGGAATTCAGGCTCACATCCAACAGTTACTTCGCCAGCATCCTGAATTTTTGCCAGTCTACGCGCAAAACTGCCTGTCTTATGAAGTGCCGCTCAACGCCGCTGACGAGATCAAAACAGAAAGATATGAAGGAAAAGCTTCACTGAATTTAAAAGACTGCTTAAGACCCATGGAGATTTTCTGCCGGCTCTATGCCCTGAAACATGATATCCGCGAGAGCAATACCATGGCGCGGTTAAAACAACTGCATGCAGAGGAAGAACTGGACGCGAAAACGTTCCGGGAAATGGTCTACATCTTTGATCATATCTGGCATCTGCGGTTTATGAATCAGATCATCGAATATACCGACCTGCGCAAGGTCAATGATGTACTGGCGATCAATGACCTGACCCGGCTGGAACAGGAAAATCTGAAAAATGTGCTGAGCCGGATCGGGGTGTTTCATGAGAAAGTGATCAAGGACTTCTTGTCTGGGCGGTAA
- a CDS encoding HVO_A0114 family putative DNA-binding protein, protein MKARIGIMQESLIRFRLLAIAQGKYVPEAQEPRIWFTSVNAVSQILRPENIELLRLIDAEKPASLTELATMTGRAKSNLSNTLKSLTEKGFARMDQSTGRALKPVALYTDFEIMTDSVLEQKLLRLMAAEQPAA, encoded by the coding sequence ATGAAAGCAAGAATTGGTATTATGCAGGAATCATTGATTCGTTTCCGTTTATTAGCCATTGCTCAGGGGAAATATGTGCCTGAAGCGCAGGAACCCAGGATCTGGTTCACATCAGTGAATGCTGTATCTCAGATTTTGAGGCCGGAGAATATCGAGCTGCTCAGATTAATTGATGCAGAAAAGCCAGCCAGCCTGACTGAATTAGCCACGATGACCGGGCGGGCAAAATCGAATTTATCCAATACATTAAAGTCTCTGACTGAGAAAGGTTTTGCCCGGATGGATCAATCAACAGGAAGAGCACTCAAGCCCGTTGCATTGTATACCGATTTTGAGATTATGACGGATTCAGTCCTTGAGCAAAAGTTGTTACGGCTCATGGCGGCGGAGCAGCCTGCGGCTTAA